From Vallitalea longa, one genomic window encodes:
- the phnX gene encoding phosphonoacetaldehyde hydrolase, translated as MLKNIEGIILDWAGTTVDFGCFAPVNVFLEIFHSAGIEVTQEEARKPMGMLKRDHIKAMLGMPRIRSAWKEKHGCEYDEQDVDTLYEEFKPMLMSSLHKYTDPITGVIETIETIREMGLKIGSTTGYTDSMMEIVVKCAKDKGYSPDCYITPDSTHSIGRPYPYMIYKNMEVLKLSAPWKVIKVGDTIADIKEGFNAGVWSVGVIVGSSQMGLSYEDYMRLDETDRESRMANVKKQYIEAGADFVIETMKDLPMLIEKIDRLITEGKRTYAFRA; from the coding sequence ATGTTGAAAAATATTGAAGGCATTATTTTGGATTGGGCTGGAACCACTGTTGATTTTGGTTGCTTTGCTCCTGTTAACGTATTTCTGGAAATATTTCATAGTGCTGGTATAGAGGTAACACAAGAAGAGGCGAGAAAGCCCATGGGAATGTTGAAAAGGGACCATATAAAAGCTATGCTTGGGATGCCTAGAATAAGAAGTGCTTGGAAAGAAAAACATGGCTGTGAATATGATGAACAGGATGTAGATACTCTATATGAAGAGTTCAAGCCAATGCTGATGTCATCATTACATAAATATACTGATCCCATTACAGGAGTAATTGAAACTATAGAAACAATAAGAGAAATGGGGTTGAAAATAGGTTCTACTACAGGTTATACAGATTCTATGATGGAAATAGTAGTAAAATGTGCAAAGGATAAGGGGTATAGTCCAGACTGTTACATAACGCCTGATTCCACTCATTCTATAGGAAGGCCATATCCATATATGATATACAAGAATATGGAAGTTCTTAAATTATCAGCACCATGGAAAGTGATTAAGGTAGGAGACACCATAGCAGATATAAAAGAAGGCTTCAATGCTGGTGTGTGGTCTGTAGGTGTTATAGTTGGAAGTTCTCAGATGGGTCTTTCTTATGAAGACTATATGAGACTTGATGAAACGGATAGAGAAAGCAGAATGGCTAATGTGAAGAAACAATATATTGAAGCAGGAGCGGATTTTGTTATTGAGACTATGAAAGATCTACCTATGCTAATAGAAAAGATTGACAGATTGATTACGGAAGGCAAACGTACATATGCATTTAGAGCTTGA
- the phnW gene encoding 2-aminoethylphosphonate--pyruvate transaminase has translation MSICKLLTPGPLSTSDEVKNQMLVDRCTWDNDYKMITQKIRKQLLSVAHLSEEDYTTVLLQGSGSFAVEATLNSAVSQDGKCLFIVNGAYGERMVEMGNRMSLDYSVYRTDYHIIPNVNKVRKLIETDTDITHIAMVHCETTTGILNPIEDMAKLCNDNDITFIVDAMSSFGGIPMDIEKMGIDFLISSANKCIQGVPGFGFVIAKTDKLIGTQGKSSSLVMDLYDQWVVMNKDGKWRYTSPTHVVAAFSKALDELFEEGGVEERYARYCRNNEILRDQLSSFGIKAYITDELQSPIITTFLFPSDRFDFDDFYKYIKERGFIIYPGKLTDEDTFRIGNIEEIYEVDIRRLCKIISTYMEG, from the coding sequence ATGAGTATTTGCAAATTATTAACACCAGGACCATTAAGTACTTCCGATGAAGTAAAGAATCAGATGCTTGTGGACCGTTGTACATGGGACAACGATTACAAGATGATAACACAAAAGATCAGGAAACAATTATTATCTGTTGCTCATTTATCAGAAGAAGATTATACAACTGTTTTATTGCAAGGAAGTGGTTCCTTCGCAGTAGAAGCTACACTCAATAGTGCAGTCAGCCAAGATGGCAAATGTTTGTTTATCGTCAATGGTGCATATGGTGAAAGAATGGTAGAGATGGGGAACAGAATGTCACTTGATTACAGTGTATATAGAACTGATTACCATATCATACCTAATGTAAACAAGGTTAGAAAACTAATAGAGACAGACACAGATATAACTCATATAGCTATGGTTCACTGTGAAACCACTACTGGTATATTGAATCCCATAGAAGATATGGCTAAGCTATGTAACGACAATGATATAACGTTCATTGTTGATGCAATGAGCAGCTTCGGAGGAATACCTATGGATATTGAGAAGATGGGTATTGATTTCTTGATAAGCAGTGCCAACAAATGCATACAAGGAGTTCCAGGATTCGGATTTGTAATTGCCAAAACTGATAAATTAATAGGGACACAAGGTAAATCATCCAGTCTGGTAATGGATTTATATGACCAATGGGTCGTTATGAACAAGGATGGAAAATGGCGTTATACTTCACCTACTCACGTTGTCGCAGCTTTTTCCAAAGCTCTTGACGAGTTATTTGAAGAAGGCGGTGTAGAAGAGAGATATGCTAGATACTGCAGGAATAATGAGATTCTTAGAGATCAGCTTAGCAGCTTCGGTATAAAAGCATACATTACAGATGAATTGCAATCTCCTATAATAACCACCTTCCTATTTCCAAGTGACAGATTCGATTTTGACGATTTTTATAAATATATAAAAGAAAGAGGTTTCATAATATACCCAGGAAAACTGACTGATGAAGACACATTCAGAATAGGTAATATAGAGGAAATATACGAAGTAGATATAAGAAGATTATGCAAAATAATCAGTACATACATGGAGGGATAG